CTATATCATGGGGTAAAAGAAAAAAGAGGAAAGAGTGCTATAACCATTCAATGTTATAAACAGGAAAAAAACATTATCTTGGCCGTATCCGATAATGGTATTGGAATAAATACAGACAAGCTTAGGACAATAAAAGAAGGACTTGTAGGGTCAAAACATGACGGCTTTGGACTTACCGCAGTACATGAGCGGATAAAACTGTATTTTGGAGACAGTTTTGGGCTAAAGATTGCATCAGCTTACGGCACTGGTACAACGGTTACAGTTACAATACCTGAAAATTTTCAACTATAATCGTAAGAAATTCAACTAAAATAAAAGACCATAAATTATCAAACTCAATGGATAAGATAATAAATGGATGTTTGGTTATAAATTTATATAATTAGGAGTATGAATTACCAATAAAAAATGAGGAGGTTATATTATGAAATCAAAAATCAAATTCAGGTTACTTGCTGCCTTTATGACAGTATGCATGCTGCTTACCCTGACGGCATGCGGGAATACTTCGAAATCTACAAGTAGCACAGAGGACACAAAAACAGATACCGGCAGCGGAGATTTAATAACGGTTGGCTTCTCACAGGTAGGTGCGGAATCCGATTGGAGAACTGCCAATACAGAATCTATGAAGTCTACCTTTAGTGAAGAAAACGGATATGAGCTTATCTTTGATGATGCGCAGCAAAAACAGGAAAATCAGATTGCAGCAATCCGAAATTTTATCCAGCAGGAAGTTGATTACATAGTTTTAGCACCTGTTACAGAAACAGGGTGGGATACTGTATTACAGGAAGCAAAAGATGCAGGAGTTCCGGTAATTATTGTTGACCGTATGGTAAATGTATCTGATGACAGCTTATATACAGCTTGGGTTGGATCTAATTTTGAACTGGAAGGAAAGAAGGCAGCCGCCTGGCTTTATGCTTACCTACAAGCAGCCGGTAAAGGGGAAGAGCCTGTAAATATCGTTGATATTCAGGGGACTATCGGTGCCTCTGCCCAGATAGGGCGTACTGCCGGACTGGAAGCCGCTGTTTCAGAACACAGTAACTGGACACTGCTTGCTAAAGTCTCCGGGGAGTTTACTCAAGCAAAAGGTCAGGAAGTCATGGAATCCTTATTAAAGCAATATGGGGATCAGATTGATGTTGTGTATTGTGAAAATGACAATGAAGCTTTTGGAGCCATTGATGCCATTGAAGCTGCCGGCTATAAGGTGGGGGCCGACGGTGACATGATTGTTATGTCCTTTGATAGTACAAATGCAGGCTTAACAGAAACTTTAAACGGTAAGATTATTTGTAATACGGAATGTAACCCACTTCATGGACCAAGAGTGCAGGAAATCATACAGACGCTGGAAAAAGGCGAGACAGTGAATAAACAGGAATATGTGGATGAAGGTATCTTCTCCTTTGATGGAGCTGTGTCAGTTATTAGCGTAGATGGTGCAGAATATCCTGTAACCAAGGTTACAAAAGAGGTAATAGAATCCAGAGCGTATTAAGCGTAAGTTTAAAGTGAAAATAATATAAGGTTAGGGTGCGATATAGAAAATTCAAACGGATGGACTGTATCGCATTTTTCTAACTAAATACTGAAAGTGTGTGACCGGATTTATATTGTCATAAGAAAGCAGGTGTAAGTGATATGAATCAAAACATTGTATTGTCCATGACAAGCGTCAGTAAAAGTTTTCCCGGGGTAAAGGCATTAACAAAAGTGAATTTTTTCCTTAGAAGAGGTGAAATACATGCTTTAATGGGAGAAAACGGAGCAGGAAAGTCAACCTTAATTAAGGTATTAACAGGTGTTTATGAATTAGAATCTGGTGAAATACACATGGCAGGAATCCATAAACCTATTGTGAACCATTCCCCTAAAGAAGCGCAGGAAAATGGGATTAGTACCGTATATCAGGAGGTAAATCTCTGTCCGAACCTGACGGTAGCAGAGAATTTATTCATTGGAAGAGAACCTAAAAAAGCAGGATTCATAGACTGGAAAGCCATGAACCGGCGGTCTGAAGAAGTATTAAAAAGACTTGCTATTGAGGTGTCACCGCTACAAATGTTAGAAGAGTGTTCTATAGCATTACAACAGATGATTGCTA
The nucleotide sequence above comes from Anaerocolumna cellulosilytica. Encoded proteins:
- a CDS encoding ABC transporter substrate-binding protein, whose translation is MKSKIKFRLLAAFMTVCMLLTLTACGNTSKSTSSTEDTKTDTGSGDLITVGFSQVGAESDWRTANTESMKSTFSEENGYELIFDDAQQKQENQIAAIRNFIQQEVDYIVLAPVTETGWDTVLQEAKDAGVPVIIVDRMVNVSDDSLYTAWVGSNFELEGKKAAAWLYAYLQAAGKGEEPVNIVDIQGTIGASAQIGRTAGLEAAVSEHSNWTLLAKVSGEFTQAKGQEVMESLLKQYGDQIDVVYCENDNEAFGAIDAIEAAGYKVGADGDMIVMSFDSTNAGLTETLNGKIICNTECNPLHGPRVQEIIQTLEKGETVNKQEYVDEGIFSFDGAVSVISVDGAEYPVTKVTKEVIESRAY